A stretch of Oscillospiraceae bacterium DNA encodes these proteins:
- a CDS encoding endonuclease domain-containing protein has translation MDRKHNSKIVPFAKELRKNMTKEERHLWYDFLRNYPEKFTRQKVLGKYIADFYCAKANIAIELDSSQHYEDEGLINDEKRTEYLEQYGIKVLRISNLDVLKNFEGVCMYIDNTVKQSLSQLC, from the coding sequence ATGGATAGAAAACACAATAGCAAAATTGTTCCATTTGCAAAGGAACTCAGAAAGAATATGACAAAAGAAGAACGACATTTATGGTACGATTTCTTAAGAAATTACCCTGAGAAATTCACAAGACAAAAAGTGTTGGGAAAATATATAGCGGATTTCTATTGTGCAAAAGCGAATATTGCTATAGAATTAGATAGTTCCCAGCATTACGAGGACGAAGGTCTTATCAACGATGAAAAGAGAACAGAGTATTTAGAACAATATGGGATAAAGGTTTTAAGAATATCAAATCTTGATGTTTTGAAGAACTTTGAGGGAGTTTGTATGTATATAGATAATACAGTGAAACAATCCCTCAGTCAGCTATGCTGA